One Mytilus trossulus isolate FHL-02 chromosome 5, PNRI_Mtr1.1.1.hap1, whole genome shotgun sequence DNA segment encodes these proteins:
- the LOC134719786 gene encoding NADPH oxidase 5-like has translation MLRQTINLVRSTTIGRRLPLDKHVLFHKYVVIMIVLFTTVHTIGQVGNAYVVSDLSTELSVGNIMFTDAAQYGLLNGSAYITGWIAAFTLMIIVTFSLPCIRSRLYELFFTVHFLCVPFWILLIFHCKDFWKWILVPGCLFLIEQIYRLKWIKRIRYGVTHIQRATLLHGSVTHLEISRPKTFDFKPGDYLYIQIPEISPYEFHPFTISSAPEMKDVLWLHIRKRGNWTNALYKFISKHDPDVGHRRSFSWLKMIKSITGITRSNLTENHKGTVEPAKNQRQRRGGLPDIDEVGLVKQRRIQMKTKQIQIRCFLDGPFGSPSREALNTDHSILIAAGIGVTPMASIIQSLVHTLRERKQKCPSCSHCYYNDTTETLQKVKKVDFIWVNRDQRCFEWFTHVLKELETEQALLSSNEDNLVDLHLFMTSAVKKSNMEGVGLHLALDLAHRRDSKDFFTGLEARTQPGRPDWDKLLSEIVSKRKGKKKVFFCGPKPMSENVKQVCEKYLIPFAKENF, from the exons atgtGGTATCAGATTTGTCGACAGAGCTCTCAGTTGGAAATATTATGTTCACAGATGCTGCCCAGTATGGTTTGTTAAACGGCTCAGCTTATATCACTGGCTGGATTGCAGCGTTTACCTTGATGATAATTGTAACTTTTTCGTTGCCATGTATTCGCTCAAGGCTTTATGAA ttaTTCTTCACagtacattttttatgtgttcctttttggattttattgatcttCCATTGCAAAGATTTCTGGAAATGGATTCTGGTGCCCGGATGTTTGTTTCTAATTGAACAGATATACAGGTTAAAATGGATTAAACGAATACGTTATGGTGTAACTCACATTCAGCGAGCTACTCTATTACACGGAAGC GTGACCCATCTAGAAATATCGAGACCAAAGACATTCGATTTCAAACCAGGAGATTACCTGTATATACAGATTCCGGAGATTTCTCCGTATGAGTTTCATCCATTTACAATCAGCAGTGCACCGGAAATGAAAG ATGTACTATGGTTACATATTCGAAAGAGAGGAAACTGGACAAATGCcttatataaattcatttcGAAACATGACCCGGATGTTGGTCACAGAAGATCGTTTTCATGGTTAAAAATGATCAAGTCTATCACGGGAATAACGAGAtcgaatttaacagaaaatcaCAAAGGCACAGTTG AACCTGCAAAGAATCAAAGACAAAGGCGAGGAGGACTACCAGATATTGATGAG GTTGGTTTAGTGAAGCAGAGAcgaatacaaatgaaaacaaaacaaattcaaatcagA TGCTTTTTAGATGGACCCTTTGGAAGCCCTTCCCGAGAGGCTTTGAATACGGATCATTCCATTTTGATAGCTGCAGGGATAGGAGTAACACCAATGGCCtcaataattcaaagtttagttCACACTTTAAGAGAAAGGAAGCAAAAATGTCCTAGTTGTAGTCATTGTTATTACAATGATACGACAGAGACATTACAGAAAGTAAAAAAG GTAGATTTCATATGGGTAAATAGAGACCAGAGATGTTTCGAATGGTTTACGCATGTGTTAAAGGAACTTGAGACAGAACAGGCCTTGCTCAGTTCAAATGAAGATAACCTTGTTGATTTACATTTGTTCATGACGTCAGCGGTCAAGAAGTCGAACATGGAAGGAGTGGGATTGCATCTGGCTTTAGACTTGGCTCATCGCAGAGACAGTAAAGACTTTTTTACAGGACTAGAAGCTCGTACCCAGCCAGGTCGCCCTGACTGGGATAAG cttTTATCCGAAATAGTATCTAAAAGAAAGGGGAAGAAGAAGGTATTCTTTTGTGGACCAAAACCAATGTCAGAAAATGTGAAGCAAGTCTGTGAAAAATATCTGATTCCCTTTGCAAAGGAAAACTTTTAG